A window of Ammospiza nelsoni isolate bAmmNel1 chromosome 19, bAmmNel1.pri, whole genome shotgun sequence contains these coding sequences:
- the CHMP6 gene encoding charged multivesicular body protein 6, with translation MGNLFGRKRRSRVTEQDRAVLQLKQQRDKLRQYQKRLSLGLERERALARQLLRDGKKEKAMLLLKKKRYQEQLLDKTENQISNLERMVQDIEFTQIEMKVIEGLKIGNECLNKMHQVMSIEEVERIIGETQDAVEYQRQIDELLAGSLTEEDEDAILEELNAITQEQLELPEVPSEPLPEKIPEVSPIKNRPKAELVAAS, from the exons ATGGGGAACCTGTTCGGGCGGAAACGGCGGAGCCGCGTCACGGAGCAGGACCGGGCCGTGCTG CAACTGAAGCAGCAGCGGGACAAGCTCCGGCAGTACCAGAAGCggctgagcctggggctggagcGGGAGCGGGCGCTGGCCCGGCAGCTGCTCCGGGACGGCAAGAAAGA GAAGGCCATGCTCCTGCTGAAGAAGAAACGgtaccaggagcagctgctggacaaAACAGAGAACCAGATCAGCAACCTGGAGCGGATG GTCCAGGACATTGAATTCACCCAGATTGAGATGAAGGTCATCGAGGGCCTGAAGATAGGCAACGAGTGTCTGAACAAAATGCACCAG GTGATGTCCATAGAAGAGGTGGAGAGGATAATAGGAGAGACCCAGGATGCTGTGGAGTACCAGAGG caaaTAGACGAGCTCCTGGCTGGCAGCCTGACTGAGGAGGATGAAGATGCCATTCTAGAAGAATTAAATGCCATTACTCAG GAACAGTTGGAGCTCCCAGAAGTTCCTTCAGAGCCACTCCCAGAGAAGATCCCAG AAGTGTCACCCATCAAGAACAggccaaaggcagagctggtggcagcaTCTTAA